The genomic window GCCTGAACCTCCGGGCGGTGCAGGTGATTGTCCATCAGCGCGACTTGCTCAAGCGTTCTCTCGGAATCGGCGAGGACTCGGCCTCCCGCCTCGATTACCGTGACTCGGGTCGCGACCTGCTGAGCGAGCCGTTGCGCCAACCGCTGAAGCTGCTCGGCATCCCGGGAGAGGAGGGCGGGATTCACCTCGTTGCTCATGAGCTGAGCTTGGGCCTGTAAGCTTGTCTTCAACCGATCGATCGGGGTGCGCTCGAGCGAAGAGAGGAGATAGACGCCGGCGACGGCGACGATGACCAGCACTAAGAGGAGATACGTGCCGATCAGCTTGCGCTGAAACCCGCCTTCGATCCGTGACATCCTTACTGTTCCGCCGATCAGGAGTCCTGGTTGAACCGGTACCCGACGCTCTTGACTGTGACGATGCGTGCGGCCTCCGGTCCCAGCTTCTCCCGGAGGCGTCGGACATGAACATCGACGGTGCGGGATTCTATTTCGGAGGCCCGCTCGTATCCCCAGACACGGTCCAACAGGTACTCCCTGGTCAGGACGCGGCCCTTGGCCAGAACGAGGGCTTTCAGAAGGTCGAATTCCTTCGGTGTCAGCTCGACGGCCCGCTTGCGGATCGTAACAGTATACCGGTCGAGATCGATCTCAAGACTGCCGGCCTTCACAACCTCTCCCCCCTGGACCTCCTCGCTTCTGCGAATCAGGGCCTTGACCCTGGCTATCAGCTCCTTAGGGCCGAACGGCTTGGTGAGATAGTCGTCGCCGCCCAACTCCAGGCCCAGGACCTTGTCGGTTTCTTCCGCCTTGGCGGTCAGCATCAGGATCGGGAGGCGCGCAGTGTCGGGTTCTTTGCGAAGCCGACGGCAGACATCTAATCCGCTCAGATGCGGCAGCATCAGATCCAGGACCAGCAGACTTGGTCGCTCACGCTTGACCAATTCTAAGGCCTGAAGGCCATCATGTGCCTGAAGGACACGGAATCCCTCGCGCTCCAGATGGTACGCGACCAGGGCGGTAATGTCTTTCTCGTCATCGACTACAAGGACCTTCACGACTACACCTCCAGTCAGGTTATCAGCATCACGTGGTTAGGGTAAGCAGTGGCGTATCCGATGATAGCGACCTTCACGGTGAGTCGCAAGCGCTTTACCTCGGTCAGGGGTCTCTCGACAATTTTATTTGACGCAATAAGCACATGATGCTAGATTTTCGATATGTTCATGCAAACATAACGGAAATAATCGATGCGCGTTGAAGTGAAATCGAAGACTTGGCTGGAGGCCGATGGCAAGTTCATCATCGGGGAGCACGGGATCGCGCTCCTGGAGGCGATCGATGAACTCGGGTCGATTCAGCAGGCGGCGAAACAGCTTGGGTGGGGCTATCGGCACACCTGGGGGTATCTCAAGAATATGGAGCGGAATGCCGGCGTGCCGATCCTGCTTGTTCGCCATGGAGGGCAGTCAGGCGGCGGGACGCAGCTTACACCGCAAGGGCGCAAGCTCCTACGAGACTACAAGCGATTGCAGAAGACGTTGCGGGCAACCATACAACGGAAATCGCGGTTGCTGTTCTCGTACTAAGCTACAGGCGCAGAAGTGACAGATATTACCAAGGTGATGTTCGGAAAGGGAGGAGGTGGGGAGGATGGAGATGAGCGCTCGGAATCAACTGCCTGGGACCATTAAGAAGGTCAAAGTCGGTACCGTGATGGCTGAGATAGTCATGAAGGTGGGAGATCAGGAGCTGGCCGCGGCCATCACCAGCGGCTCGGCCAAGCGAATGAAATTGAAGGTGGGTGATAAAGTCTTCGCCGTCATCAAAGCCACCGAAGTCATGATCGCCAAGGAGTAGCGGGAGATGATTGGGGTCATGGGTAAGAGATGGCTGAAGAGCGCTCGTAAACGCTTTGTCGTGGGTTTGGCGGCGGTTGGCATTTTGCAGATCGCGTTGATCTGTAGCGTTCAGGCCACAAGCCAGAATGTCATTCTGGCGACGACGACGAGTACGCAGGATTCTGGTCTACTTGACGTCCTAGTTCCGCTATTTGAAAAGCGAACTGGCTACGTAGTGAAAACGATTTCCATCGGAACCGGTCAGGCGCTTGCGTTGGGCGGTCGAGGCGAAGCCGACGTCGTCCTGGTGCATGCGCCTGAGGCTGAGAAGAGGTACGTGGCTGAGGGGACGCTCATCAACCGTCAGTTGGTCATGCACAACGATTTTATCATCGTCGGCCCGGAATCCGATCCAGCCAGGATTCGTAGTCTTCGGAAGGCGAGTGATGCGTTTCGCAAGATTGCCGAGACGAAGGCGGCGTTCGCCTCGCGCGGCGACAACTCCGGAACGCATCAACTCGAACGACGCCTCTGGAAAGAGGCGGGACTGAACCCGAACGGCGACTGGTATTTGCAATCGGGCCAGGGGATGGGGCAGACCCTCGCAATCGCGTCAGAGAAACGGGCCTATACCCTCACCGACCGTGGAACCTATCTTGCCTT from Candidatus Methylomirabilis sp. includes these protein-coding regions:
- a CDS encoding TOBE domain-containing protein gives rise to the protein MEMSARNQLPGTIKKVKVGTVMAEIVMKVGDQELAAAITSGSAKRMKLKVGDKVFAVIKATEVMIAKE
- a CDS encoding response regulator transcription factor gives rise to the protein MKVLVVDDEKDITALVAYHLEREGFRVLQAHDGLQALELVKRERPSLLVLDLMLPHLSGLDVCRRLRKEPDTARLPILMLTAKAEETDKVLGLELGGDDYLTKPFGPKELIARVKALIRRSEEVQGGEVVKAGSLEIDLDRYTVTIRKRAVELTPKEFDLLKALVLAKGRVLTREYLLDRVWGYERASEIESRTVDVHVRRLREKLGPEAARIVTVKSVGYRFNQDS
- a CDS encoding substrate-binding domain-containing protein, whose product is MGKRWLKSARKRFVVGLAAVGILQIALICSVQATSQNVILATTTSTQDSGLLDVLVPLFEKRTGYVVKTISIGTGQALALGGRGEADVVLVHAPEAEKRYVAEGTLINRQLVMHNDFIIVGPESDPARIRSLRKASDAFRKIAETKAAFASRGDNSGTHQLERRLWKEAGLNPNGDWYLQSGQGMGQTLAIASEKRAYTLTDRGTYLALKRQRRLALDTLVERDPSLLNIYSVMEVSSAKLPKVNAAGGKAFADFMVSPAAQEVIKSFGADKFGEPLFYPDAGKHEEEIGR
- a CDS encoding winged helix-turn-helix domain-containing protein — protein: MRVEVKSKTWLEADGKFIIGEHGIALLEAIDELGSIQQAAKQLGWGYRHTWGYLKNMERNAGVPILLVRHGGQSGGGTQLTPQGRKLLRDYKRLQKTLRATIQRKSRLLFSY